Proteins from a genomic interval of Oceanispirochaeta crateris:
- a CDS encoding aminoacetone oxidase family FAD-binding enzyme, translating into MVFDLVIIGGGAAGLFAGARAAEAGLNFCIIESMKECGLKLLASGSGQCNLTQGGSIRDFPEKYGVALQFVKPSLFELDNSALVLYFEQQGLPCEDRGDGKIFPVSRKSRDVRDLLLRLCRGGGQICWNQTVRSLQKEENLFILKTDSEDYRSKNILLASGGQSYPSTGSTGEAFNLPRLLGHRIVTPRPALTPVFINPFPLSSCSGTALSVSLDLFRNNRKVSSVEGDLLVTHKGFSGPVILNNSRLMDGGDRLQICWVPGLDREDLEKDLLERIRVSGKKKVRRGLSFKGLTEGLTVQLLKRSGIDIEKNLSQLSRTERISWLDTLTKDPYIIAAKGGFNQAMVTAGGVSLKEVKQGTLESRLCPGLYFAGEVLDVDGETGGYNLQFAFSSATLAVKSIHSTL; encoded by the coding sequence ATGGTTTTTGATCTTGTCATCATTGGCGGCGGTGCTGCTGGACTCTTTGCCGGAGCCCGTGCGGCAGAAGCCGGACTAAATTTCTGCATCATAGAAAGCATGAAAGAGTGCGGCTTAAAGCTCCTAGCCAGTGGCTCTGGGCAGTGTAATCTCACACAAGGCGGATCTATTCGGGATTTTCCCGAAAAATACGGTGTGGCCTTGCAGTTTGTAAAACCCTCTTTATTTGAACTGGATAACAGTGCTCTTGTTTTATATTTTGAGCAGCAGGGCCTCCCCTGCGAAGACCGGGGAGATGGAAAAATCTTCCCGGTCAGTCGAAAAAGCCGGGATGTCCGGGATCTTTTGCTTCGGCTCTGCCGGGGGGGAGGACAGATCTGTTGGAATCAAACAGTACGCTCCCTTCAAAAAGAGGAAAATCTCTTCATTCTGAAGACAGATTCGGAGGACTATCGGTCAAAAAACATTCTTCTAGCCAGTGGAGGTCAGTCTTATCCAAGTACTGGTTCAACAGGGGAGGCCTTCAATCTGCCCCGTCTCTTAGGCCATAGGATTGTCACCCCACGCCCGGCATTAACACCGGTTTTTATAAATCCATTTCCCCTTAGCTCTTGTTCCGGTACGGCTCTATCAGTGTCTTTGGATCTCTTCCGGAACAACCGTAAAGTCAGTTCTGTCGAAGGTGATCTGTTGGTCACCCATAAGGGATTTTCAGGGCCGGTTATTTTGAACAACAGCCGGCTGATGGACGGGGGAGACCGGCTTCAGATTTGCTGGGTTCCCGGGTTGGACCGGGAGGATCTTGAGAAGGATCTACTTGAAAGGATCAGGGTTTCAGGGAAGAAAAAAGTACGTCGTGGCCTTTCTTTTAAGGGGCTGACTGAAGGATTAACCGTCCAACTTCTAAAGCGGAGCGGTATTGATATAGAGAAGAATCTGTCTCAGCTGAGCCGCACAGAGCGAATTTCCTGGTTGGATACTCTGACAAAGGATCCTTATATCATTGCCGCCAAGGGTGGATTTAATCAGGCTATGGTCACTGCCGGGGGCGTTTCCCTGAAAGAGGTAAAACAGGGAACACTGGAGTCCCGCCTATGTCCCGGCCTGTATTTTGCCGGTGAAGTCCTGGATGTGGATGGCGAAACCGGAGGGTATAACCTCCAGTTTGCCTTCTCATCGGCTACCCTGGCGGTAAAGAGCATTCATTCTACTCTTTAA
- the pyk gene encoding pyruvate kinase, whose translation MKSNRTKIVATIGKHNDLKFIKQLYKAGAGIFRLNTAHQTPDETEQIILRIREVSEKAAILIDTKGPEIRTVDIPATLEVKEGEEIFIVPKGTEMSEPHFSVSYNHFCESMNRGTEILIDDGDMSLIVIDMNDDRLRCIANNSGKIQNKKSVNVPDIPIALPSLSKKDEEYIHFAAKIAVDFIAHSFVRNKEDLIAVQKILDKYNSPIRLIAKIENTEGIENINEILDHCHGVMIARGDLGIELPAEEVPLVQKRIIRKCIKRSKISITATQMLHSMIQNPRPTRAEVSDVANAVMDGTDALMLSGETAYGNYALEAVKTMSNIASASEIQRKNKDRRKNQLKFNPVRLQMIASAEETSRKLGAKAIIVQTDTGRSACILSSFRGKTPILALSPNPTVVRQLAMSYGVSPFLLKSQKTLDEMVHESVKTVLDAGIIGNSDMVVLVGSSPNRGSVTNFIEVGEASHFLGGRE comes from the coding sequence ATGAAATCCAACAGAACTAAAATTGTCGCCACCATCGGAAAGCACAACGATCTGAAATTTATCAAGCAGCTTTACAAAGCCGGAGCAGGTATCTTCAGATTAAATACAGCCCATCAAACTCCCGATGAAACGGAACAAATCATCCTCCGGATTCGAGAAGTCTCCGAAAAGGCGGCCATACTCATAGATACAAAAGGTCCAGAGATCCGAACTGTCGATATTCCTGCTACCTTAGAAGTCAAAGAAGGAGAAGAGATCTTTATTGTTCCCAAGGGAACCGAAATGTCAGAACCTCACTTTTCCGTAAGCTATAATCATTTCTGCGAATCTATGAACAGGGGCACTGAAATTCTGATAGACGATGGCGACATGTCTCTCATTGTCATAGATATGAACGATGACCGCCTCCGCTGTATCGCCAACAATTCCGGTAAGATCCAGAATAAAAAAAGCGTCAATGTTCCAGATATCCCCATTGCTCTTCCATCACTGTCAAAAAAAGATGAAGAGTACATTCATTTTGCCGCCAAGATCGCTGTGGATTTCATTGCCCACTCCTTTGTCCGTAACAAGGAAGATCTCATTGCGGTTCAGAAAATTCTGGATAAATACAACAGCCCTATCCGCCTGATTGCCAAAATTGAAAACACAGAAGGCATCGAAAATATCAACGAGATACTGGATCACTGCCATGGTGTCATGATCGCCAGAGGGGATCTGGGAATAGAACTTCCTGCTGAAGAGGTTCCTCTCGTTCAGAAAAGAATCATAAGGAAGTGCATCAAGAGGAGCAAGATTTCGATCACGGCAACCCAGATGCTCCATTCCATGATTCAGAATCCCCGCCCTACCAGAGCCGAGGTCAGCGATGTGGCTAACGCTGTCATGGATGGAACGGATGCTTTGATGCTCTCAGGAGAAACTGCCTACGGAAATTATGCTTTAGAAGCGGTGAAAACCATGTCCAATATTGCCAGTGCCAGCGAAATACAAAGAAAGAACAAGGACCGGCGGAAGAACCAGCTTAAATTCAATCCTGTTCGACTGCAAATGATTGCATCAGCCGAGGAAACCTCCCGAAAACTGGGGGCCAAAGCCATTATAGTCCAAACAGACACAGGCCGTTCAGCCTGCATCCTATCTTCCTTCCGGGGAAAAACGCCCATCCTGGCACTCTCACCGAATCCCACTGTCGTCAGACAGTTGGCAATGAGTTACGGAGTGAGTCCATTCCTGTTAAAATCTCAGAAGACATTGGATGAAATGGTCCATGAATCGGTTAAAACAGTGTTAGATGCAGGAATCATTGGGAACAGTGACATGGTCGTTCTTGTCGGTTCTTCTCCTAACCGGGGATCTGTTACAAACTTTATAGAAGTAGGAGAAGCCTCACATTTCCTCGGCGGAAGAGAATAA
- the mnmD gene encoding tRNA (5-methylaminomethyl-2-thiouridine)(34)-methyltransferase MnmD, translating to MQKTQINLNPHYQDCYFSDTDGQAEAHYIFIEGNDLPRRLNEEEVLHIGETGFGTGLNLLCLMNFFSTAVSKKISVKYSSLEKYPLSSERIKELLSPFEDSLGSNFALFLYYWKPFYNTLTPGWNQCAWDFPKVKVEFSLYVGDAGDWSQQKNPKQVDAWFLDGHSPEKNPDIWAPSVMQSVYEKTALGGTLASFTASGVVKRPLREAGFFIKRKKGFGTKRHMIQGVKT from the coding sequence ATGCAAAAGACTCAAATTAATTTGAATCCTCATTATCAGGACTGTTATTTTTCAGACACTGATGGCCAGGCAGAGGCTCATTACATCTTTATTGAGGGGAACGATCTGCCCCGCCGTCTCAATGAAGAAGAGGTTCTCCATATAGGTGAAACAGGATTCGGTACAGGCTTAAATCTACTATGCCTGATGAATTTTTTTTCTACTGCTGTTTCTAAAAAAATAAGTGTCAAATATTCAAGTTTGGAGAAATACCCTCTCTCTTCTGAGAGAATAAAAGAACTTTTGAGTCCCTTTGAGGACTCCTTGGGTTCAAATTTTGCTCTTTTTTTGTACTATTGGAAACCTTTTTATAACACCCTTACTCCTGGATGGAATCAATGTGCTTGGGATTTTCCAAAAGTTAAGGTTGAATTCAGCCTGTATGTAGGAGATGCCGGAGACTGGAGTCAACAGAAGAATCCCAAGCAAGTGGATGCCTGGTTTTTGGATGGACACAGTCCTGAAAAAAACCCTGATATCTGGGCGCCTTCGGTGATGCAGTCTGTATACGAGAAAACCGCTCTGGGAGGAACATTGGCCAGCTTCACGGCTTCGGGTGTTGTAAAACGCCCTTTGAGAGAGGCTGGATTCTTTATAAAAAGAAAAAAAGGATTCGGAACAAAAAGGCATATGATACAAGGTGTTAAGACATGA
- the galE gene encoding UDP-glucose 4-epimerase GalE, translated as MSKILITGGAGYIASHTNIELLEAGYDVVLADNLCNSSMEAVRRVEELSGKNLPFYKVDLKDVDALRKVFDQEPEITAVIHFAALKAVGESVEKPLMYYENNIAGSLNLYKVMDERGVKQLVFSSSATVYGDPESVPVKEDARLQATNPYGQTKLMMEQILIDAAKAKGWDVTILRYFNPVGAHPSGRIGEDPEYPNNLLPFISQVAAGVREKVMIFGNDWPTPDGTGVRDYIHVVDLAKAHVKALDKLKVKKGVSIYNIGTGVGFSVLEMIKAFENVCGHAIPWEFGPRRAGDIASVYGDPAFAEKELNWKAELGLNEMVSSAWKWQSDNPKGYKKE; from the coding sequence ATGAGCAAGATTCTGATCACCGGAGGAGCAGGTTATATTGCTTCTCATACAAATATAGAGCTTCTGGAAGCCGGTTACGATGTCGTACTGGCAGACAACCTATGCAATTCTTCCATGGAAGCAGTCCGCCGGGTAGAGGAGCTGAGCGGAAAGAATCTCCCGTTCTATAAAGTGGATCTGAAAGATGTAGATGCCCTCAGAAAGGTCTTTGATCAAGAACCAGAGATAACAGCTGTAATTCATTTTGCGGCATTAAAGGCCGTAGGAGAATCCGTTGAAAAACCCCTCATGTACTATGAAAATAACATTGCCGGGTCATTGAATCTTTATAAAGTCATGGATGAACGGGGAGTGAAACAGCTTGTCTTTTCTTCCTCTGCCACCGTCTATGGTGATCCGGAGTCTGTTCCTGTCAAAGAAGATGCCCGGCTTCAGGCAACCAATCCATATGGTCAAACCAAACTGATGATGGAACAGATCCTCATTGATGCAGCAAAAGCCAAGGGATGGGATGTGACCATCCTAAGGTATTTCAATCCCGTTGGGGCTCATCCCTCAGGAAGAATTGGAGAAGATCCGGAATATCCAAACAACCTGCTGCCCTTTATTTCCCAGGTGGCCGCGGGGGTTCGGGAAAAAGTAATGATTTTTGGTAATGACTGGCCAACCCCGGATGGAACAGGAGTGAGAGACTATATTCACGTTGTTGATCTGGCAAAGGCCCATGTCAAAGCTCTGGACAAGCTTAAAGTGAAAAAAGGGGTTTCTATCTATAATATTGGTACAGGTGTTGGTTTCTCTGTCCTCGAAATGATCAAAGCCTTTGAAAACGTTTGCGGGCATGCTATTCCCTGGGAATTCGGACCACGAAGAGCCGGTGATATTGCCTCTGTTTATGGAGATCCTGCTTTTGCAGAGAAAGAGTTGAACTGGAAGGCTGAGTTAGGTTTAAACGAAATGGTAAGTTCCGCCTGGAAATGGCAGAGTGACAATCCAAAAGGTTATAAAAAGGAGTAG
- a CDS encoding putative bifunctional diguanylate cyclase/phosphodiesterase: MPEYQDKNSSFLNENMSHQYRVQMLLFLLFNITGTLVLVFSGFEKSGGLRTVIVNSGLLFFCMFLLYIKRKFERHNNLLSLAYFTSILVYILYLQFLTRDYGLVSIMTSLLGGILLVQINCSKRFLYLLTALYLGMFFYQFSTMPFVSLTLGTSYWVISFLLILLAFGISYLKIGVNKKYEELILGKINAMDDQHQMIKELNVQSNKVLEMFESVLEASHDGIVDIEVSSGKVLMSSRSCEILGFNCTDLKTLETGLSSHLEVGKDDDFFLNWEELKTKGDRTFSHECHYQLSVNRKFLKFSLLAYTSSEDGSRHLILVVKDVTNEAEQAEMIYKSANEDSLTGLMNRRALVEYIEKYREKYFVSCVAILDIDNFRFINDSFGYEIGDRLLKAIGESMSKDNNPFIKAAARLSSNDFALYLDTIVDEEKMYAQIQNNFSQYTLDDIEIKLNYSVGFAYFSDADANADGLIKKAEIAMYKAKERGKKGICVYSDDMNEEINRRLEITNELENAISQKEFYLNYQPKIDVRTGRVVGFESLIRWNSPRLGPVPPFEFIELAEQSGLIHMIGEFVLRESCQFVKRIMVDYGPLDDFRISVNVSAVQLLNSGFYQSFFRILDEAQVPYYMIGLEVTETAVMENKAYVCNQLEKFRAKGVHIYLDDFGTGYSSLNYLTMLPIDILKIDKSFVDHITVKHREYQVVKMILALASVFSFTTIAEGVETKEQLDILQEMDCHIIQGYYFSKPLLEVDAYKMVLERNPL; encoded by the coding sequence ATGCCTGAGTATCAGGATAAAAACAGCTCATTTCTGAATGAGAATATGTCTCACCAGTACCGTGTTCAGATGTTGCTGTTTCTTCTGTTCAATATCACAGGAACCCTTGTTCTTGTTTTTTCAGGTTTTGAAAAGTCAGGAGGGTTGAGGACTGTCATAGTGAACTCGGGACTCCTCTTTTTCTGCATGTTCCTGCTTTATATTAAAAGAAAATTTGAAAGACATAATAATCTCTTAAGTCTTGCCTACTTTACATCAATCCTTGTTTACATCCTCTACCTACAGTTTTTAACACGTGATTATGGTCTTGTCTCTATCATGACTTCTCTCTTGGGCGGGATTCTACTTGTTCAGATTAACTGCAGTAAGAGGTTTCTTTATCTTCTTACGGCTTTATACCTGGGGATGTTTTTTTACCAATTCTCTACTATGCCCTTTGTATCTTTAACCCTGGGAACATCCTATTGGGTGATTAGTTTCTTACTCATACTCTTGGCTTTTGGAATCAGTTATCTCAAAATTGGTGTGAATAAAAAATATGAGGAACTGATCTTAGGCAAAATTAATGCGATGGACGATCAGCATCAGATGATTAAAGAACTGAATGTTCAATCGAATAAAGTCCTGGAAATGTTCGAATCCGTGTTGGAGGCTTCTCACGATGGTATCGTAGATATTGAAGTATCCAGCGGAAAAGTTCTCATGTCTTCAAGGAGTTGTGAAATCCTGGGATTCAACTGCACAGATTTGAAAACTCTGGAAACAGGACTCTCGAGTCACCTTGAGGTCGGCAAAGATGACGACTTTTTTCTTAACTGGGAAGAACTCAAGACTAAAGGAGATAGAACCTTTTCTCATGAGTGTCATTATCAGTTATCTGTGAACCGGAAGTTCTTGAAATTCAGTCTCCTTGCCTATACGTCATCTGAAGATGGTTCAAGGCATTTAATCCTTGTTGTCAAAGATGTGACCAATGAGGCAGAACAGGCTGAAATGATTTACAAATCTGCCAATGAAGACTCTTTGACCGGATTGATGAACCGACGGGCACTTGTCGAATATATTGAAAAATACAGAGAGAAATATTTTGTGTCCTGCGTCGCCATATTGGATATTGATAATTTCCGTTTCATCAACGATTCCTTTGGTTATGAAATTGGAGACAGGCTTTTAAAAGCCATTGGCGAATCAATGAGTAAGGACAATAATCCCTTTATTAAGGCTGCAGCACGTTTGAGTAGCAATGACTTTGCTCTGTATTTAGATACTATTGTTGATGAAGAAAAGATGTATGCCCAAATTCAAAATAATTTTAGTCAGTATACCTTGGATGATATTGAAATCAAGTTAAATTACAGTGTTGGTTTCGCCTACTTTTCTGATGCAGATGCCAATGCAGACGGCTTGATTAAAAAAGCAGAAATAGCCATGTATAAGGCTAAGGAGCGGGGGAAAAAGGGCATCTGTGTTTATTCTGATGATATGAATGAAGAGATAAATCGGCGTCTGGAAATTACAAATGAGTTGGAAAATGCCATAAGCCAGAAAGAGTTTTATCTGAATTACCAGCCTAAAATTGATGTAAGAACTGGGCGAGTCGTCGGTTTTGAGTCACTGATCCGTTGGAATTCTCCCCGTTTAGGGCCTGTTCCTCCTTTTGAGTTTATTGAACTGGCAGAGCAATCAGGGTTGATCCATATGATTGGTGAATTTGTCCTTCGAGAATCCTGTCAATTTGTGAAACGAATCATGGTAGATTACGGGCCATTAGATGATTTTAGGATCTCAGTGAATGTCTCAGCAGTACAGCTATTGAACTCGGGTTTTTATCAGTCTTTTTTCAGAATTCTGGATGAAGCTCAGGTCCCCTACTACATGATCGGACTGGAAGTCACAGAAACAGCCGTGATGGAGAATAAGGCCTATGTGTGTAATCAGTTGGAAAAGTTTCGGGCCAAGGGTGTCCACATTTACCTGGATGACTTTGGAACAGGCTATTCTTCCTTAAATTACCTCACCATGCTACCAATAGATATTTTAAAAATTGATAAAAGCTTTGTGGATCATATCACTGTGAAGCATCGTGAATACCAGGTTGTCAAAATGATACTGGCTTTAGCTTCTGTATTTTCGTTTACGACCATAGCCGAAGGGGTGGAAACAAAAGAGCAACTGGATATATTACAGGAAATGGATTGTCACATTATTCAGGGATATTACTTTAGCAAACCCCTCCTTGAGGTGGATGCCTATAAGATGGTTTTGGAAAGGAATCCGCTGTAA
- a CDS encoding patatin-like phospholipase family protein, protein MHKTINSLIVEGGAMRGIFSAGVLDGFLQEDYNPYDFCIGVSAGATNLAAWLCGQQGRNYKVITDYSCRPEFISFRKYLLGGHAIDLDWLWEITIREITLDLHEFKKKKTDFYVGVTNAITGQAEYLVPEDQSLISIIKGSCALPGLYRDFPEYNGLIMSDGGVADPIPVLQAYNLGSRDITVILSRPAGYRKKKGVSASLSALMIPGKKELAKTMKNRWQIYNNAIDFLENPPADCRVNIITPPQNFEVNRLTKDAGKLDARYRMGLEAAQQVMNHSA, encoded by the coding sequence ATGCATAAAACAATCAACTCCCTCATTGTCGAAGGGGGAGCTATGAGAGGTATTTTCTCTGCAGGCGTTTTGGATGGCTTCCTCCAGGAAGATTATAATCCTTATGATTTTTGTATCGGAGTCTCCGCCGGGGCCACCAATCTGGCTGCATGGCTTTGCGGGCAGCAAGGTAGAAATTACAAGGTCATCACAGATTATTCCTGCAGACCGGAGTTCATCTCTTTTAGAAAGTATTTGCTTGGTGGTCATGCCATTGATTTGGACTGGCTCTGGGAAATCACCATTCGTGAAATAACTTTGGATCTTCATGAATTCAAGAAGAAAAAAACCGATTTCTATGTGGGTGTTACAAATGCCATCACTGGCCAGGCAGAGTATCTTGTTCCAGAAGACCAAAGCCTTATCAGTATTATAAAAGGCTCATGTGCTCTTCCCGGATTATATCGTGATTTTCCCGAGTATAATGGGCTTATTATGTCCGATGGAGGGGTGGCCGATCCTATCCCCGTATTACAGGCCTATAATCTGGGCTCCAGAGACATTACAGTTATCCTTTCAAGACCGGCTGGTTACAGGAAGAAGAAAGGAGTGTCTGCTTCTCTTTCTGCTTTGATGATTCCCGGGAAAAAAGAATTGGCCAAAACAATGAAGAACAGATGGCAAATATATAACAATGCTATTGATTTTCTTGAAAATCCCCCTGCAGACTGCCGTGTGAATATTATTACACCCCCTCAAAATTTTGAAGTAAACAGGCTTACAAAGGATGCAGGCAAGCTTGACGCGAGGTATCGAATGGGCCTTGAAGCGGCACAACAAGTGATGAATCATTCTGCGTAG
- a CDS encoding GGDEF domain-containing protein has protein sequence MITFLIAFLPSLVFGSGIKENRVFAETGVIDLSSINFNNHPPVGLDGMWEFRWNELLEPEDARWGMHREESQFYPVPLFWTSYGDHQYDSIGQGTYRLIVRTSGQTDYYGISLPEIFSEYKFWINDDLIDQRWDAEGTHVKFLKPSVFVIYSDSDTLELILQVRNRSHSNAGIGQSILFGSEQSVFRSQIFSLSLDLILIAICLFAGIYHSIIYIFRKEEKELLFFGIFCFILSLRTFSTGTTLLTQALPDLSFLVGSRIATAVIPLAVISFQIFAYYFFKKYTARKAFLILLAFNSAYLVMVFVVDSFAYSSAYAYYLLIILATCGFIIGIDIYAIIKREKFALLFLLGFVLLFVGIANDMMHYLQIIITGYYLSAFFAGFILLESLILSIKFSQDHMMISVLSERLESAVNKSNLDPLTGIYNRRFLILSGQRELEMSRRNGQSFSLVMMDVDYFKEINDTYGHDIGDHVIIELTRVISSSIRGSDILTRFGGDEFVLLLPQTGINEAFLVAEKLRGMVEKSAIPINKDADIKITLSLGVSCTSDEVQSFDELMRLADQMLYKSKEKGRNSVC, from the coding sequence ATGATTACATTTTTAATCGCATTCTTACCTTCTTTGGTTTTTGGAAGTGGGATTAAAGAAAATAGAGTTTTTGCAGAAACCGGGGTGATTGATCTTTCCTCTATTAATTTTAACAACCATCCTCCGGTAGGTTTAGACGGAATGTGGGAATTCCGGTGGAATGAACTCCTAGAGCCTGAAGATGCCAGATGGGGCATGCATAGGGAAGAATCACAGTTTTACCCAGTCCCTCTTTTTTGGACATCCTATGGTGATCATCAGTATGATTCTATTGGTCAGGGTACATATCGTTTGATAGTCAGGACATCAGGTCAGACTGACTATTACGGTATAAGTCTTCCCGAAATTTTTTCGGAGTATAAGTTCTGGATCAATGATGATCTTATCGACCAAAGATGGGATGCGGAAGGAACGCATGTCAAGTTTTTGAAACCATCGGTTTTTGTCATATATTCTGATTCTGATACCCTGGAATTAATACTTCAAGTCAGAAATCGCTCTCATAGCAATGCCGGAATTGGGCAGAGTATCCTGTTTGGATCGGAGCAGAGTGTTTTCCGGAGTCAAATATTCAGTCTCTCCCTTGATTTGATCCTTATTGCCATTTGCCTTTTTGCCGGTATATATCACAGCATCATTTATATCTTCAGGAAAGAGGAAAAAGAACTTCTATTCTTTGGGATATTCTGTTTTATTCTGTCTTTGCGGACTTTTTCAACGGGTACTACACTCTTGACTCAAGCCCTGCCAGATCTTTCATTTCTTGTCGGTTCTCGGATTGCCACAGCTGTTATTCCCTTAGCGGTGATAAGTTTTCAAATATTTGCCTATTATTTTTTCAAGAAATACACAGCTCGAAAAGCTTTTTTGATTCTCCTCGCTTTCAATTCTGCATATTTAGTGATGGTTTTTGTAGTCGATTCTTTTGCATACTCCTCAGCGTATGCGTATTATCTTCTTATTATTTTGGCTACATGTGGATTTATTATTGGGATAGATATTTATGCCATCATTAAAAGAGAGAAGTTTGCACTTCTTTTCTTGTTAGGCTTTGTTCTTTTATTTGTAGGTATCGCCAATGATATGATGCATTATCTTCAGATTATAATCACAGGGTATTATCTTTCTGCTTTTTTTGCTGGGTTTATTTTATTGGAGTCTCTGATCCTTTCAATTAAATTTTCTCAAGATCATATGATGATTTCAGTCCTTTCTGAGCGACTCGAGTCGGCCGTTAATAAATCTAATCTTGACCCGCTTACAGGCATCTACAACCGGAGGTTCCTGATTCTTTCAGGACAGCGTGAATTGGAAATGTCTAGAAGAAATGGACAATCTTTTTCGCTCGTTATGATGGATGTCGATTATTTTAAGGAAATTAATGATACCTACGGACATGATATTGGGGACCATGTCATCATTGAACTTACCAGGGTAATTTCATCCAGTATTCGAGGAAGTGATATTTTGACAAGGTTTGGGGGAGATGAGTTCGTTCTTCTTTTACCTCAGACAGGAATCAATGAAGCTTTTCTTGTTGCTGAGAAGTTGAGAGGGATGGTCGAAAAGTCTGCTATACCAATAAACAAAGATGCAGATATAAAAATTACTCTTAGTTTGGGAGTGTCCTGTACAAGCGATGAGGTTCAATCTTTTGATGAACTCATGCGACTAGCGGATCAAATGCTATATAAATCCAAGGAAAAGGGCAGAAATTCGGTTTGTTGA
- a CDS encoding methyl-accepting chemotaxis protein, with protein sequence MENQNYRPEHIFDIASSIQKQLQQSIHEIQDVHERTHVLSINARIEAARSGVHGLGFKIVADEFGNLNNEIAQISRTLGESISNETQILMELSDGMAKQVRGDRLSQISLSIMDVVDRNLYERTCDVRWWATDSSVVEALEQPGEQKENFASKRLAVILDAYTVYLDLFLVNKDGCIVANGRPEHFFVKGKTIKDESWFKEAMSSPNGQEYSFTSTHQSELLNGQEVLIYGCRVDNEETTGKAPLGALGIYFNWKSLGEAVLEKISTIDLHDDIKVLRLKTESRIIDETGKILASSEKGESGKILSNKNLNKILDSNSMGHFLTHIDDTIQITAFGYSPGFETYATGWYGIITQTIKNNS encoded by the coding sequence ATGGAAAACCAGAATTATAGACCTGAGCATATCTTTGACATTGCCTCTTCCATACAGAAACAGTTACAACAATCCATTCATGAAATTCAAGATGTGCATGAACGGACTCACGTACTCTCTATCAATGCCAGGATTGAGGCTGCAAGAAGTGGAGTCCACGGCTTGGGATTCAAGATAGTAGCTGATGAATTCGGAAACCTAAACAATGAGATTGCTCAGATTTCAAGAACCCTGGGCGAAAGCATTAGCAATGAAACCCAAATCCTTATGGAATTAAGCGACGGCATGGCAAAACAGGTACGAGGAGACAGACTCTCTCAAATCAGCCTATCCATTATGGATGTTGTGGATAGAAACCTCTACGAGAGGACCTGTGATGTTCGATGGTGGGCTACAGACTCCTCTGTTGTAGAAGCCCTGGAACAGCCTGGAGAACAGAAAGAAAACTTTGCAAGTAAAAGACTAGCTGTCATCCTTGATGCTTATACGGTCTATTTGGACCTCTTTCTTGTGAATAAAGACGGCTGTATTGTTGCCAATGGCCGACCGGAGCACTTCTTTGTCAAAGGAAAAACAATAAAGGATGAGTCCTGGTTTAAAGAAGCAATGTCTTCTCCTAATGGACAAGAATATAGTTTTACGTCCACACATCAAAGCGAACTTCTGAATGGGCAGGAAGTTCTTATTTATGGCTGCCGGGTGGATAATGAAGAAACTACTGGTAAGGCCCCTCTTGGTGCACTGGGGATCTACTTTAACTGGAAAAGCCTGGGAGAAGCCGTTCTGGAGAAAATAAGTACAATAGACCTACATGATGATATTAAGGTTCTGAGGTTGAAAACAGAATCCCGTATTATCGATGAAACCGGCAAAATTCTTGCCTCTTCTGAGAAAGGAGAGAGTGGTAAAATTTTATCAAACAAGAACCTGAATAAAATTCTGGATAGCAATAGTATGGGGCATTTCCTGACTCATATCGATGATACGATTCAGATTACCGCCTTCGGATACTCTCCAGGGTTTGAAACTTATGCAACCGGCTGGTACGGTATAATCACACAGACGATAAAAAATAATTCCTAA